The Coffea arabica cultivar ET-39 chromosome 3c, Coffea Arabica ET-39 HiFi, whole genome shotgun sequence genome contains a region encoding:
- the LOC113733984 gene encoding protein LATERAL BRANCHING OXIDOREDUCTASE 1 → MAPVPVSPISVGHIDDVQELRKTIPSRIPQRFVRDGIERPRLFMTNPTPCKNIPVIDLSNLQKGSKDEFRAELLQLSASCEDWGFFQVINHGVNLSLVESLEKVAMEFFMLPLEEKQKYPMLPGTVQGYGQAFVFSEDQKLDWCNMFALGLEPHFIRNPNLWPTKPATFSETLEAYSREIRKLCKNLLKYIAIGLSLDENVFEDMFGAAVQAVRMNYYPACPRPDLVLGLSPHSDGSALTVLQQGKGSSVGLQIFKDNTWVPVQPIPNALVINIGDTIEVLTNGRYKSVEHRAVTHREKDRLSIVTFYAPSYDLEVGPMPELVDENEPCKYRRYNHGEYSKNYVTNKLRGKKALEFAKINTTN, encoded by the exons ATGGCTCCTGTACCAGTTTCTCCCATTAGTGTTGGCCACATTGATGATGTCCAAGAACTGAGGAAGACCATACCATCACGCATTCCTCAGAGATTTGTCCGAGACGGGATAGAAAGGCCGAGACTTTTCATGACCAATCCTACTCCTTGCAAGAATATTCCTGTCATTGATTTATCAAATCTCCAAAAAGGCAGTAAAGATGAATTCCGAGCTGAGTTGCTACAGCTCTCAGCATCCTGTGAAGACTGGGGATTTTTCCAG GTGATAAACCATGGAGTTAACTTATCCTTAGTCGAAAGCTTAGAAAAGGTGGCCATGGAATTCTTCATGCTGCCGTTGGAGGAGAAACAGAAGTATCCAATGCTACCTGGAACTGTTCAAGGATATGGGCAGGCTTTCGTTTTCTCGGAGGACCAGAAGCTAGACTGGTGCAACATGTTTGCTCTTGGACTGGAGCCCCATTTTATAAGAAATCCAAACCTGTGGCCTACAAAGCCAGCCACCTTTAG TGAGACTCTGGAAGCATATTCCAGAGAGATAAGGAAACTATGCAAGAATTTGCTAAAGTACATAGCCATCGGTCTATCTCTGGATGAGAATGTCTTCGAAGACATGTTCGGAGCAGCTGTACAAGCAGTGAGAATGAACTATTATCCAGCATGCCCTAGACCTGATCTTGTTTTGGGTTTGAGTCCTCATTCAGATGGAAGTGCCCTTACAGTGTTGCAACAAGGAAAGGGTAGTTCAGTTGGCCTTCAGATATTCAAAGACAATACCTGGGTACCTGTCCAGCCAATTCCCAATGCATTAGTAATCAATATTGGTGACACCATAGAG GTTCTAACAAATGGCAGATACAAGAGTGTAGAACACAGAGCAGTCACTCACAGAGAAAAAGACAGACTCTCAATTGTCACATTTTATGCACCTAGTTATGATCTAGAAGTTGGACCAATGCCAGAACTGGTGGATGAGAACGAGCCCTGCAAGTACAGAAGATACAACCATGGAGAGTACAGCAAGAACTATGTAACCAACAAGCTGCGGGGGAAGAAAGCACTGGAATTTGCTAAAATCAATACCACTAACTAA